The Vitis vinifera chloroplast, complete genome genome includes the window TGGGCGAACGACGGGAATTGAACCCGCGCATGGTGGATTCACAATCCACTGCCTTGATCCACTTGGCTACATCCGCCCCTCTACTATTCACATTACAAGAAATAACAAATTGAAAAAGATTAAATTTCCACCATTCATCATGTTTTTTTATTATCTTACTTTAAGATTAAGGTATTAAACAACAAAACCAAAGTATGATACTCAGTCATAAACCAACCTATGAGAATACTTTTTATTACTATTTTAGTTTTAGTTGAAATAAAGAAATAAAAAAAACTTAGAAAAGTAAAAGACTACTAAGATAAATAAAAGACTACTAAATAAAGGAGCAATACCATCCCCCTTGATAAAAGAGGAAATTGGTTATTGCTCCTTTACATTCAAAAACTCGTAAACACTAAGACGGAAATCTTATCCATTTATAGATGGAGCTTCAACAGCAGCTAGATCTAGAGGGAAATTATGAGCATTACGTTCATGCATAACTTCCATACCAAGGTTAGCACGGTTGATAATATCAGCCCAAGTATTAATTACACGACCTTGGCTATCAACTACAGATTGGTTGAAATTGAAACCATTTAGGTTGAAAGCCATAGTGCTGATACCTAAAGCAGTGAACCAGATACCTACTACAGGCCAAGCAGCTAGGAAGAAATGTAAAGAACGAGAATTATTGAAACTAGCATATTGGAAGATCAATCGGCCAAAATAACCATGAGCAGCCACAATATTATAAGTTTCTTCCTCTTGACCGAATCTGTAACCTGCATTAGCAGATTCATTTTCTGTGGTTTCCCTGATCAAACTAGAGGTTACCAAGGAACCATGCATAGCACTGAATAGGGAACCGCCGAATACACCAGCTACGCCTAACATGTGGAATGGGTGCATAAGGATGTTGTGCTCAGCCTGGAATACAATCATGAAGTTGAAAGTACCAGAGATTCCTAGAGGCATACCATCAGAAAAGCTTCCTTGACCAATTGGGTAGATCAAGAAAACAGCAGCAGCAGCTGCAACAGGAGCTGAATATGCAACAGCAATCCAAGGACGCATACCCAGACGGAAACTAAGTTCCCACTCACGACCCATGTAACAAGCTACACCAAGTAAGAAGTGTAGAACAATTAGCTCATAAGGACCACCATTGTATAACCATTCATCAACGGATGCTGCTTCCCATATTGGGTAAAAGTGCAAACCTATAGCTGCAGAAGTAGGAATAATGGCACCAGAGATAATATTGTTTCCATAAAGTAGAGATCCAGAAACAGGTTCACGAATACCATCAATATCTACTGGAGGGGCAGCAATGAAGGCGATAATAAATACAGAAGTTGCGGTCAATAAGGTCGGGATCATCAAAACACCAAACCATCCAATGTAAAGACGGTTTTCAGTGCTGGTTATCCAGTTACAGAAGCGACCCCATAGGCTTTCGCTTTCGCGTCTCTCTAAAATTACAGTCATGGTAAAATCTTGGTTTATTTAATCATCAGGGACTCCCAAGCACACGAATTATCTAAAAATAGAAATAGATAATTGAAGGCTTGTTATTCAACAGTATAACATGACTTATATGCCTGTGTCAACCAATATCAACATCCACAGATATATCTATTATCTATCTAGATCCATCATAATTTATTGATGAATGAATAAAGTAAGTTACAAAAAGATAATACGGATTTATATACACATGATTTCGATATGATAATGGGTTGCCCGGGACTCGAACCCGGAACTAGTCGGATAGAGTAGATAATTTCCTTGTTAAAAAAAAAGGTAAAAAATCCCTCCCCAAGCCGTGCTTGCTTTTTTGATTGCACACGGCTTTCCCTATGTATACATCTAAAACCCAGTTCCTCCCCTAGACGTG containing:
- the psbA gene encoding photosystem II protein D1, which translates into the protein MTVILERRESESLWGRFCNWITSTENRLYIGWFGVLMIPTLLTATSVFIIAFIAAPPVDIDGIREPVSGSLLYGNNIISGAIIPTSAAIGLHFYPIWEAASVDEWLYNGGPYELIVLHFLLGVACYMGREWELSFRLGMRPWIAVAYSAPVAAAAAVFLIYPIGQGSFSDGMPLGISGTFNFMIVFQAEHNILMHPFHMLGVAGVFGGSLFSAMHGSLVTSSLIRETTENESANAGYRFGQEEETYNIVAAHGYFGRLIFQYASFNNSRSLHFFLAAWPVVGIWFTALGISTMAFNLNGFNFNQSVVDSQGRVINTWADIINRANLGMEVMHERNAHNFPLDLAAVEAPSING